The bacterium DNA segment GGCGCCTTGCGCGCCGCCCCCTTGCCATTCAGAGAAATGGAGACTTCTCTCATGCACCGGAATACCTGTGCGTCCAATCGGGCGTTTACCTTGATTGAGTTACTGATCGTTGTGGCTATCATTGCGATTCTGGCGGCGATCGCCGTTCCGAATTTCCTCGAAGCGCAAACGCGTTCGAAGGTCTCGCGTGCGAAGGCCGACATGCGCACGTTGGCAACCGCAACAGAATCGTATGCGGTGGATTACAATCACTACCCAATTCCATCGGATGAGGATGGAGGGCAGATTCTATCCAGCACTTCGCCCAAACCGGATTGGCCGGAGACGCGCGTTTCGACGTTGATCACGACGCCAATCGCTTACATCACGGCACGGCTGAACGAGCCTTTTTCCGGACAGGGATCTGAGAACCCGCAGTTCCACTTCGCCAGCGTCGACTACATCGAATGGGTCGATGCCGTCGGCGGCCGTCGGCAGTTGAGCGCCGAGGCGGAAGAATACTACGAGTACATCCACGAGTTGACCGGCCAGGAGATGACCGCTGTTCGGTACTTCATGCTCAGTCATGGTCCGGATATCGATCACGATTTCTCGGGTCATCATCACCACGAACGCCAGGCCGAGGAGGAGGGCGAACCGGCTCTGTACGATCCCACGAACGGGACCGTTTCGAGCGGCGATATCCTTTACTTCGGCCCAGGCGTCGGGTTTCTGAACTAGCGGTCACCTATCGGGGCGGTCTTCGGGCCGCCCCGAATCACTTTGAAAATGACACAATTCCGCTTCCGACATGTGAAGAAATTCCGGCTCGGGTTACTATAATACAGTAGCCGAGTCATTCCGCCGCTTTTCCTTTACGGATGGCCCGAGGTGTGCTCGTCTGACTTATCGCCTGGGATAGAATTGGCCATGAAGACGCGTGAAATCATCCGGACAGCAGGAACCAACGTCACGTTGGGAATGGCTGCCATTCTGATGGCGGTCTTTGGGGTGATGTTGCTTTTTTCCGGCGAGCACTTCGAGACGATCTCGGTCAGCCAGTATTCGTTGACCGACGTCGAGTACTCCCCGGACGGGAAGATCCTCGCGATCACGGGCGGGGCCTATTCGTGGAAGGGACGCTGGATTTCGAGCAGCGATCTGGCCATTCGGCTGTACGATCCGACCACCGGAGAGTTCCTTCGCAAGATGGACGGGCACACGCGGTTCGTGCGGAATTGCTCATTCTCGCCGGACGGGTCGCGGCTGCTGACGGTAAGCCGTGAGTTGTTGCTCTGGGATCCGCAGACGGGAGAACTCCTGCTGACGATCGATCCCGGTGAGCGAACGATTCTTCGTGGGGCATTCCTTGCAGACAATCGCCGAATTGTGACCGGTGCGCGAGACGGCAAGGTGCAAATTTGGGACGTGGAAACAGGCGAGCTGTTGAACGAATTCCAGGCCCATCAGCGCGCGGTCACATCGCTGGATTCTGCCCGTTCGAAGGACTTTTTTGTGACGTGTACCGTGGGCGAGATTCTCGTCTGGGATGCGAACACGTGCGAGAAGCTCGACGAGTTCGGTATCAACTATGTTCCCGTTTCGATTCGCGTTGCCGAGAACGATCGTTTTGTGATCGTTCCGAACGGACCGACGATCGTCAGTTACAATCTGGAATCGCGCGAGGAGAAGCTGCTCTTCGAACGCGAGAAATTCTGGGTCGGCAACATCGCGGTTTCCACCGATGGGACATACCTGGCCACGACGTCGACGGACGGCGGGTTGCAGATTTGGGAACGCGATGGAATGAAGCGTCGGGCCCAACTGCCGAAGAATGGCTCGGATTGTTTCGGTATTGCGTTCTCGCCGGACGGTTCGCAACTCGCAGCCGTTGGAATGGCAGGCGAACTGCGATTGTGGGATCTGAAGCTCTAGGGCTCTTCGATTGAAAGATCGCAAGCGGCGGCGCGGACATCCTGCGTCGCCGTTTCTTTTTCGACGACTTCCGAGAAGTGCACCATGAACGCAGATGCGGCTTCTTCGCCCGGCTGCGTGACGGGATGACGGCGACGGCGCCTGGGTTCTTCACCGGGCTTGCGCGTTCTCAGGACTTCGTCGAAGTGCCGAAAGCATTCCCGGTCTTCCTCGTTTGAAGGATCCAGAACGGCCATCGCGATGCGTCGCGCATTGACCAGCCCCGCGGGATCGGGCTGGAGGGCCTGGCGATTCGGAATCTGCACGACGAGGGCAAATGGCATCGTGCGCGCCGTCGTTTCCCAACGATGGTCGCACGGCGTGTCGAAGATTGCTTCGTGGTAGGCGCGCGGCGAATCGGCCAGCGGTGTCGCGAACGGTTCCGGCAGGTAGGGCGTGTAGCGATTGTCTCCCGGCCACGAGTTGTCCGCCGTCCATTTCGGTGCGCCCACATCGAAGGATCCGATGCGGAAGGTGGTGCCGTGGCGTTGCTCGAGGCAATGCACACAGACCTGATCCATGCGCGCGGGACCGGTCAGCAGAATGCCGACGCCGAAGACTGTGGCTAGAAAGAGGAGGATGAGGACTTTGCGGCCGGAGGGAGCGGAGCGTTCTTCGCTACTCGCCATCGGCCCGCTCGATCGTGCAACCCATGGACCCGCGGCTGTTGGGCATGCGCGGATCGGGTCCGTAGTTGATGACCTTGGCGTGGGCGGCCACGGCTTCTTCGTAAGGGCACGTTTTGATGATTGCCTGGCCGATGTGATCGACCTCGTAGGCGATCTCGAAGCCGCGTTCCGGCGACAGTCCGAAGAGGTTCATCATCATCTCGACGACATAGGCGTAGCTATGGTCATCGTCGTCAAACAGCACCACGTGATAGAGAGGAGCGAGTTGCTCCTTCTTCATGGTTTGTTCTTCTGTTTCGATGGATGGCAGGGTTGAAGGCATCGAAGCGATGAACCGAGACCTTGGGGTTGAGGGTAATGACAGCGACGGTATCCGCCGCGAAGTTCCGCACCTTCATGGGCCGGGCGAGTCTATGCAACGCCGGTGGGGGTGTTTTGGCAAGTCGGAAATCAGTCGTCGGTGGGATGGTCGAGGGGGAGTTCGAGTTCGCGCAGGGGGGCGAGGGTGCGTTCGAGGCGTTGCGTGAGGCGTTCGAGGGCTTCGGCGAGTTCCTGGAGGTCTTCGCGGCGCGATTCGAGGCGCGGCCGGCGGAGTTCCTGGCGCAAGAGGCCAGCATAGCCGACAAGCGATCCCAGCGGAGGGCCGAGGTGCTGGATGACGCGGCCGGCCATGTGAACGCGGCGTTCGAGCTCGGCCGCGTGGACGGTCAGATCGCGGACGATCAGCGCGACGTGCACACGGGTGCGGAGTTCGAGCATGTTCACCGGTTTGCGCAAGAGATCGTCGACGCCGGCCGCGTCGCCAAGGACTTCGCCTCCCTGGCCGTCTTCGGTGAGCAGAATCGTGTGGGGAGGCCCATCGCGCGCCATGGACTTGGCGGCCGTGCAAATCAGCCGGCCGTCGGGCACGCGGACGTCCCAGTCGGAGATCAGAATGTCGATCGGACGGCGATCGAGGAGTTCGAGGGCCTTCTCGCCGTTGGCGGCCCAGAACAATTCGACATCCAGACCCTCGGTGACGGAGTAAACCGCCCCGAAGTCCTCCCAGTCCGGATCGGCAATCAGGATGGTGCTGCGCCGGGCGCTCATGGTGTTTTCCTCAGCCTTGCTTTCATGATGGCACGAAGGCGGGCAAACGCCAGCGTGATTTTGCGAAACTGCCGCCCTGGCGCTTCGACGACATCCAGTGGTTGCGCGGGGGGGAGGGTTGCGCTCAGGATTCGCCATGTCCAAATCGCCGCGCCATCTTCTGTTTTGCGTGAACCACCCGAGTCCCCACATGGCGGATCTGTTCCGTGCCTTGGCAGCCCGGGAGGACGTGGAACTGGATGTGTTGTTCATGGCTCCGGACGATCCCGAGCGGGACTGGGGGGCGGATGCGGAGGGTTTTTCGCACCGGTTTGCGCCGCTGGGCGCGACGGGCACTCCGAAGGTGAATCGATCGATTCGCAAGGTGGTGGGGGAGCTCTGCCGCCCGGAGACGACAGCGATCCTGACGCTCTACACCTGGCCGACGACGTGGATGGCGGCCAGGACGCTGAGGGCGAAAGGCGTGCCGTGGTTCCTGATGGCGGAGCCGCCGAACGCGATGACCGATCAGCTGGCGGCGGCTTTGCGGGCTGGGCTGTTCCGTTGGGTGACACGGCACGCGGCCGGAATTCTGGCAATCGGTCGCCGGGCGATGATCGAGTTCGAGGATTTGCGTGTTTCGCGCGATCGGCTGCATCACGTGCAGTACGTGATGGACACGGCGGCGTTTGCGGCCCTTCCACGGCCGGAGCGCCGCGGTCCGGTCCGGTTTCTGTCTGTCGGGCAGTTGATCCCGCGCAAGGGGCACGACCTGTTGCTGCGGGCATTCGAGCAGATCGGGGGAGACGCGACGCTCCGGATCGTGGGAGACGGCGAGTTGCGGACGGGGCTGGAGTGGTTGGCGAGGGATCTGGGCGTGGCGGATCGCGTCCGAATCGAAGCGCCCGTGCCGTTCGCGCGGCGGCATGAGGCTTTTGCCGAGGCGGATGTCTTCGTGCTAGCGACTCGAAACGATGGCTGGGGGATGGTTGTGGCGGAGGCGATGGCCGCCGGTTTGCCGGTGATTACGACTCCGGAATGCGGTGCGGGGGTCGAATTGATTGCTCCGGGAACCGGATTGGTTGCCAAGCAGGACGGCTTGGCAAGGGCGATGGTATTCTACGCCCAGAGTCCAGCCGAGGCGCACCGTCAGGGGCTGCACGCCCGAGACCATTTGGCGGCTGTCTGGACGCCGGAGCGGGGCGCGGAGATGGTGCTCGAAGCGACGGGCGTTCAGGAAAAGGCCGAGGAATAACGCCGGCCGGAGCGCATTCTGGCCGGTGGCTTGCTGCGTTACCAGGTTCCTTCGATACCCGGGTGCGGAATGATCCGCGCCCTCCCTGCACGAGAATCTCATGCGAATCCTTCACGTAGTAGCCTCCATTTCGGAGGTGGACGGCGGGCCGGGCATGGCAGCGCTGGAGATGTGCCGCGCGCTCGAAGCCGCCGGTCATGAGCCTGTTCTGGCGACAACGGATTTCGATGGACCTTCGCGGCGGCTGGACATTCCGAAGGGCGAGGTGACGCGCTTTCGGGATGTGAATGTGATCGCCTTCGCGATGGTTGGGTCGTCCGAGCGGCGCAAGCCTGCGCCGGAGCTGGAGCAGTGGCTGCGTCGCGAGATCGCAACATTCGACGTCTTGCATGTGCACGGTTTGTTTGCAAAGTCGACCGCTGACGCGACGCAGATTGCGCGCGAGGCGGGCGTTCCATACGTGTTGGCAACGGTCGGGCATGCCATGAAGCCCAACATCGCGCTGGGGCGAGCGGTGAACTGGCCGAAGCAGATTTACCTGCGAACCGTGGAGCGCCGCGCGTTCCAGGGGGCCGCGGCGGTTCTGTTCACATCGCAGTTGGAGAAGGACTTCTCGCCGATCATCCCGGCGCTGCGGAAGGGGGGCGTCTCGCAGCGCACCGCAATCATCCCGCCTTGCCTGCCGGAATCGGCTTTTCAGGAGCGCCCTGATCGGGAGATCCACTCGCCGATACGCATCGGTTTCATGGGTCGGCTGCATCCGATCAAGGGTTTCGAGTCCTGGCTGCCGCTGCTGGGGCGTCTGGCGGAGGAAGGGCTGGCGTTCGAGCTTCACCTGGCCGGTCCGCCGACGCCGTGGTCCGAGAAACACCTGGAAACAATCGTCAAGCAATGTGGCTTGACCAAAAAGACGGTCTTTCACCCCGCATTGGAGGGCGATGCGCGCTGGGATTACCTGGCAGACTTGGATATGTTTCTGCTGCTCTCCCGGCTGGAGAATTTCGGCCTGGCCGCTGCGGAGGCTCTCGCGTGCGGGACGCCGGTGGCGCTGGCGAAGCTGGTCGGCTGCTCCGAATGGGCTGTGAAGAAGGATGTGGGCACGGTCCTGAGCGTGACGGCCGATGGCGCGGCCGGGATTCTGGGCCGGGTTCTGCGGAATCGCGAGCGCCTGCAGCAGCAGTCTCGGAACGCGGTGGCGCTGGCGCGCGAGTATTTCTCGCACCAAGCCGTTGCGGACAGTCTGAGCATACTGTACACCGCATGCACTTCTTCCGATGAGTAACCCATGCGGTCTGCAGGTGCCATCCAGCCTTCCCTGATTCGCCGGCCTTCGCTGCCCGGGCGCCTGGGGCTGCGTTGGTGGTGGCGCGGGATCAACTTGGCCGAGTTGGGTCTTCTGGCGCTGGCGGTTGTGTACCTGCTGCCATTTGTTTCGGTATTGGGGCCGGTGGCGAATGCGGCGAAGTTGCTGCGCTGGCCGGCCTTGGCCGCGGTGGCCGCCTGGCTGTTTCTTGGACATCGTGAGGCGGGGGCGTCGCTGGGATTTCCGATCGCGCAGCGGATCCTCTTTGCCTGGATTGGAATGGCGGCGATTTCGTCATTCTGGTCGCCGACGCCGAACGTCTCGTTGATGAAGGTGATTGCGTTGGCGCTGACGGTTGCGACGGTTCACATCGCGGCGGTGCGGTCGATGGTTCCGTTGCGGTGGGTGCGACTGATGGCGTGGCTGGCACTGATCCTGACGATTTTGACGCTGCCATCGGCGATGCTCTCCGAATCGATCGCGGAAGAATATTACCGTACGGCGGGTTTCATCGAGTCGGGCCCGAACGCCGTGGGGGCCGTGGGCACGATGGCGCTGGCGCTGCTGTTGCCGTTCGGCGTGTACTACGCGGCGCGGCGAAATCGACTTTGGACGGCGGCCATCGTCGCGGCCGTGCTGGGCGTGGTGTTCGTGCTGTTCGCGACGGGATCGCGGTCGGCGGCTGGGGCGGCGCTGGGTGCGGTGGTTGTGTGGGGATTCAGCTTCCCGCGCGAGCACCTTCGCCTGCTCTTCAAGCTATCGCTGGCGCTCGTTGCGGGGCTGGCTTTGCTGGCCATGACGGACTTCGTCCAGACGCAGGCGGCGTATCTGACCCGCGAGCGCGGGTTGAGCATCGAGACGTTTGAATCGCGGCGCGAAATCTGGCGCGAGGCGCTGGAGTCTTCGCAGCAGCGTCCGCTGTTCGGATACGGCTACGGGGCGAGCGGTTTGACCCGGGACGTGTCCGGCGTGCAGTACCAGGCTTTCACGATTCGGGACGGCAGCGGGTATTTCGGCTTGCTGGAATCCCTGGGCTGGACTGGAATGGTCCTGTTCAGCGCGTTTGTCCTGGCCATGATTGGACCTTTCCGGCGGCTGTCGAGGTTGCCGGCGGATTCGCTGGTGCGGGCGGGCGGGCTGGCCGCTTGTGTGTGTTTCGCGGCGCTGGTGCTGAATCAAGTGGGCGAGCCCTGGCTCCTGGGACCGGGTTCGCCGATGAATCTGATCTTCTGGCTGACATCCGCCGCGGCCCTGGTGCTGGCTTCTGGAGCGCATCCTGCAGTGGCAGGAAGCTCCCGATCGACGGGCGCCATGCCGCCCCGATTGTTGGCTCGGCTGCGGCGCAATCGTGAACTCCAGCACCCCGCTTCCGGCGGAGAGAACGCATGACCCAGCAGTTCTCGGTTCTGATCTTGACCCTCAACGAGCGGAAAAATATCCGCCCGTGCCTTCGCAATGTGCTCCGGTTCACGGACGACGTTGTGGTGCTGGACAGTGGGAGCATCGATGGCACGCAGGAGATGGCGCAGGATGTGGGGGCGCGCGTTTTCGAGAACCCATTCGTCAATTTCGCCACTCAGCGCAATTATGGTCTGCGCGTGTGCGACCTGAAGCATCCGTGGGCGTTCCACCTGGACGCGGACGAGCGGCTGACTCCGGCGGTGGTGGACGAGTGCCGTCGTCGCATGGCAGAGGATCGCCACAGCGGGTATTTCGTTCCGGCGAAGCAGGTCGTCTTTGGACGGTGGCTGCGCCACGCGTCGTGCTACCCGGTTTACCAGATGCGTTTTCACAAGATCGGCGAGGTCGAATTCATCCAGGTCGGACACGGTCAGCGCGAAGGTAAGAGTCAGCGCGGGATCGCGCACTTCGACGAACCGTACGTGCATTATCCGTTTTCGAAGGGATTGTCGGACTGGTTCGCGCGGCACAATCGCTACAGCACGGACGAGGCGCTGGAAGTCGTCGAGAAGTCGGACGAGTCGATCGCGGAGTTGCTGCGCAAGGTGACGTCGACGGACGACCTGGTGCGATGGCGTTCGCTGAAGCGTCTGTCGAGCCGCGTGCCGTTTCCGGCGGCGGTTTCGTTTCTCTACCTGTACCTGATTCGCGGCGGTGTGCTGGATCGCAAGGCGGGACTGACGTACTGCTGGCTGCAGGCGATGTACCAGGAGATGATTCGTCTGAAGGTGGCGGAGATTCGTCAGGAACAGCGTGCGTCGGCCAACAATGGATGCAGCGGCAAGAGCGCTACGGCGTCGCGGCCGAGTAAATCGCCCAGCCCATCCCCATAATTCCAAACCCGCCGAAGAACGCCAGAATCACCCACGGCTTGAACTTCGATTCGTATTCCCAGATCGTGTAGTACAACACGTATGCGTAGAGGAAGCCGCACGTCGCGAACGGTCCGATCAAGATCAGCAGACCTTTGATCCAGCTTTCCTGCAACGCGTCGATCAGAACGAACATCCATCCGACAACGACGCAGATGAAGCCGAACAGGGCGACCAGAACGCCCAGTACCTGGATTGCATTGGCGTAGTGCAGGTTCATCGAGACCCTCGCTCAATCCCAAACGTGAGGGGGCATTTGTTCTTTGGTTTCTGTTTACGTCAAGATTGGGTTGGAGGGGCAAGGGAAACCCCAGGGCTTTCGCCCTCGGCTGATATGCAACGGGGCGTTGCCCCTTTCATTGACTGCAGGGCCGATTCGCGTGCTCGTGCTTAGCGGAGCGGTGCTCGTTCTCGATGATCGATTGCGATGACGCGCATGAGCACGACATTGCCGATTGAGGTGACTTGGCCATCCTTGGCCAAGAGCGGTCAGGGAGGTGGTGGTTGGCGCGGGAATGCTCGGAATCATCGCGGGGTTGGGCGCGCGTCTCGATCTTGGAAAAGCGAATCGATAGGCCACGCCTTCAGCGCTCGGCGAGGGGGCGCATGCGAGCCCCAGGGCTTTCGCCCTCGGCTGAGATGCAACGGGGCGTTGCCCCTTTCATTGACTGCAGGGATGATTCGCGTGCTCGTGCTCAGCGGAGCGGTGCTCGTTCTCGATGATCGATTACGATGACGCGCACGAGCACGAAGTGGACGTGCCTCACAAATCCATCGCGCGGGCGATTTCTTTGTCCATCTCGGCGAGGCGGACGTTCCAGGTGTGGCGGCGGGCGAGGACTTGGCGTTGTTCGGCGAGTTCGCCGTCGGCGCGCAGCGATTCTTCGCAGGCACGCACCCAGGTCGATGGGCGGCCGGCGAGACGGACGGCTTCGTGGTAGGGGAGAAGCGACGGTAGCGGCGAGGCGACGATCGGGCGGCCGGTTGCGCAGTATTCGAAAAACTTGAGTGGGAAGACGGCGCGCGTTGCGCGGTTGCGCACGTAGGGAATCAAGAGCAAGTCCGCCGCGTGCAGGTACGCCGGCAGATCGCGATACGGCACGTGGCCGAGGAAGTGGACGTTCGACATTTTGCGCAGGCGTTGCAGCGTGGCGTTCTCGTCGGCTCCTTCCCAGACCGGGCCGATCAGGATCAATTGCCAATCGGGGCGTTCGCGCGCGAGGTGTTCGAGGATGCGCAGGTCGACTTTGTGCGGCGCGAGGTGTCCGCTGAAGACAAGGCGCGGTCCATCGAGTTGGCGGAGCTTCGCGAGGCGTTCGTCGTCGACTTCGCGTGGGCGCGCGAAGTGCCGGTAGTCGGCGACGTTGGGCATGAAGCGCGCCGCGGGGTTTACGGCGGCCGCGCGATCGTAGAGGCTGCGCTCGGTGCAGAACACGCAATCGGCGCGGGCGAGGAGGCGGGCTTCGGCTTCGCGAATGGCGTGTTCGTCGGCGCCGGGGACGGCGGCAAGATCATCGACCATGTGATAGACGACGAGCTTCGGCTTGAATTGATCGAGCAGATACACGGCGTAGGGCGAGTAGACCCACACGATGGGCACGGGGAATTGCTTTCGCACGTTGCGAACTTGCGCCTGGAAGGCGATTTGGTTCGCGGCGCGCGCGGTGAGGCTGCCCCAGCCGGGGCGCACGAGCGGCGACAACGTCCAGAGCTGCTTTCCGCGGCGGCTCGGGCCTTCGAACGTGCGGCGCAGGCGACGGCCGATTCGGGCGAGGTCTGTGCCGGATGCCATACAGGGGGCGCGCGTGCCGAGCGTCTCGATAAACAGAACGCGGTTCCTGCGGGCAAGGCGCCGCATCAGCTGGTGCTTGTTGGTCGGCAGCAGCGTGTCCCAGTCGGCGGTGGAGAAGCAGACGATGTTCTGGTCGTTCAGACGCATAGTGGCTAGTGGCTAATTGTTGGTGCCCAGTGGCGACAAGTCGATTCAGTCATGCAAGGCGTGTTTGTCCCGCAATCCGTTGACGTCGCGGCGGTCGATTTGCAGCGTGTTGGGTGAATAACGTACAATGTTCCTCCGTAAAGATTGCGGAGTTTCCTAATTTCCGTGGGAGTTTGCCATGTTTACGTTTTTTATCGTTCACGAGAAGACTGCGGCGGTGGTGGAGCGGCTCGGCCGGTTCCATCGAATCGCGATGCCGGGTTGGCATTGGAAGTCGCCGCTGGATCGCGTGGCGGGGCGGCTGAGTCTGCGCGTGCAGGAACTGAACGTCCACGTCGAGACGAAGACGCTCGATGACGTGTTTGTGCGCCTGGCGGTTGCCGTGCAGTACTTCGTGATGCCGAATAAGATCAAGGAGGCGTTCTACGAGCTCTCCAATCCGCAAATGCAGATCGAGTCCTACATCTACGACGAGGTTCGCGCCCAGGTTCCGAAGATGAAGTTGGACGATGTCTTTCAGAATAAGGAAGACATCGCGAACGCCGTGAAGACGGGCCTCGAGGAAACGATGGCACAGTACGGCTACGACATTGTGAAGGCGTTGGTGAACGACATCGATCCGGACGCGAATGTGAAGAAGGCGATGAACGAGATCAACGCCGCGCAACGCATTCGTCGCGCCGCGGAAGAACGCGGCGAAGCGGAGAAGATTCTGCGCGTGAAGCAGGCGGAAGCGGAAGCACGTTCGGCGATCCTGCGCGGTCAAGGTATCGCCGGCCAGCGCAAGGCGATCGTCGATGGTTTGCGCCAAAGCGTGGAGGAGTTTCAGAAGAGCGTTCCGGGCGCGACACCGAACGACGTGATGCAACTGGTCGTCATGACGCAGTACTTCGATACGCTGAAGGAGATCGGTGCGTCGTCGCGTTCGAATGCGATTATGTTGCCGCACTCGCCGGGCGCCGTCGGCGAATTGAGCCAGATGATTCAACAGAGCATCATGATGGGCAATGTTGCTTCGGATCATGTTGCAGAAGCGGACCGTTCACGGCCCGAACCGAAGAAAGAACCGAACCCGATGGAGCACGATATCGCGGCGCAAAGCGTTTCGGATCTCGGCGGATACGAGCCGGAAGACTCCGCACCGCCGGAGGGCGAATCGGACGATCTTCCATACCCGAGAACGACTCCGCCGCGGAGGGGTTAAGCGGGTTGTTTGAAGTCGCATCATTGGATGCAAAACAGAAAAAATAAATCACAGGCGTGTCCTTTCGGGGACGCGCCTTTTTTTGTAATGGCGCGTCTCGCGCAGCGGCGAAAATTAAAATCTGGACAAACACGAGCCGAATTGTCTTTTTGATTGCCTTCGGACTTCTCTGCGTCCCTTTTATTCCTGAACTTGCATTCCAATATAGTCTTGAATGAGAAAGACTAGGTGAATGCCCAGCGTGCTTTGCCATA contains these protein-coding regions:
- a CDS encoding WD40 repeat domain-containing protein, whose product is MKTREIIRTAGTNVTLGMAAILMAVFGVMLLFSGEHFETISVSQYSLTDVEYSPDGKILAITGGAYSWKGRWISSSDLAIRLYDPTTGEFLRKMDGHTRFVRNCSFSPDGSRLLTVSRELLLWDPQTGELLLTIDPGERTILRGAFLADNRRIVTGARDGKVQIWDVETGELLNEFQAHQRAVTSLDSARSKDFFVTCTVGEILVWDANTCEKLDEFGINYVPVSIRVAENDRFVIVPNGPTIVSYNLESREEKLLFEREKFWVGNIAVSTDGTYLATTSTDGGLQIWERDGMKRRAQLPKNGSDCFGIAFSPDGSQLAAVGMAGELRLWDLKL
- a CDS encoding glycosyltransferase; protein product: MRLNDQNIVCFSTADWDTLLPTNKHQLMRRLARRNRVLFIETLGTRAPCMASGTDLARIGRRLRRTFEGPSRRGKQLWTLSPLVRPGWGSLTARAANQIAFQAQVRNVRKQFPVPIVWVYSPYAVYLLDQFKPKLVVYHMVDDLAAVPGADEHAIREAEARLLARADCVFCTERSLYDRAAAVNPAARFMPNVADYRHFARPREVDDERLAKLRQLDGPRLVFSGHLAPHKVDLRILEHLARERPDWQLILIGPVWEGADENATLQRLRKMSNVHFLGHVPYRDLPAYLHAADLLLIPYVRNRATRAVFPLKFFEYCATGRPIVASPLPSLLPYHEAVRLAGRPSTWVRACEESLRADGELAEQRQVLARRHTWNVRLAEMDKEIARAMDL
- a CDS encoding glycosyltransferase family 2 protein; protein product: MTQQFSVLILTLNERKNIRPCLRNVLRFTDDVVVLDSGSIDGTQEMAQDVGARVFENPFVNFATQRNYGLRVCDLKHPWAFHLDADERLTPAVVDECRRRMAEDRHSGYFVPAKQVVFGRWLRHASCYPVYQMRFHKIGEVEFIQVGHGQREGKSQRGIAHFDEPYVHYPFSKGLSDWFARHNRYSTDEALEVVEKSDESIAELLRKVTSTDDLVRWRSLKRLSSRVPFPAAVSFLYLYLIRGGVLDRKAGLTYCWLQAMYQEMIRLKVAEIRQEQRASANNGCSGKSATASRPSKSPSPSP
- a CDS encoding glycosyltransferase family 4 protein, whose translation is MSKSPRHLLFCVNHPSPHMADLFRALAAREDVELDVLFMAPDDPERDWGADAEGFSHRFAPLGATGTPKVNRSIRKVVGELCRPETTAILTLYTWPTTWMAARTLRAKGVPWFLMAEPPNAMTDQLAAALRAGLFRWVTRHAAGILAIGRRAMIEFEDLRVSRDRLHHVQYVMDTAAFAALPRPERRGPVRFLSVGQLIPRKGHDLLLRAFEQIGGDATLRIVGDGELRTGLEWLARDLGVADRVRIEAPVPFARRHEAFAEADVFVLATRNDGWGMVVAEAMAAGLPVITTPECGAGVELIAPGTGLVAKQDGLARAMVFYAQSPAEAHRQGLHARDHLAAVWTPERGAEMVLEATGVQEKAEE
- a CDS encoding SPFH domain-containing protein, whose product is MFTFFIVHEKTAAVVERLGRFHRIAMPGWHWKSPLDRVAGRLSLRVQELNVHVETKTLDDVFVRLAVAVQYFVMPNKIKEAFYELSNPQMQIESYIYDEVRAQVPKMKLDDVFQNKEDIANAVKTGLEETMAQYGYDIVKALVNDIDPDANVKKAMNEINAAQRIRRAAEERGEAEKILRVKQAEAEARSAILRGQGIAGQRKAIVDGLRQSVEEFQKSVPGATPNDVMQLVVMTQYFDTLKEIGASSRSNAIMLPHSPGAVGELSQMIQQSIMMGNVASDHVAEADRSRPEPKKEPNPMEHDIAAQSVSDLGGYEPEDSAPPEGESDDLPYPRTTPPRRG
- a CDS encoding O-antigen ligase family protein, coding for MRSAGAIQPSLIRRPSLPGRLGLRWWWRGINLAELGLLALAVVYLLPFVSVLGPVANAAKLLRWPALAAVAAWLFLGHREAGASLGFPIAQRILFAWIGMAAISSFWSPTPNVSLMKVIALALTVATVHIAAVRSMVPLRWVRLMAWLALILTILTLPSAMLSESIAEEYYRTAGFIESGPNAVGAVGTMALALLLPFGVYYAARRNRLWTAAIVAAVLGVVFVLFATGSRSAAGAALGAVVVWGFSFPREHLRLLFKLSLALVAGLALLAMTDFVQTQAAYLTRERGLSIETFESRREIWREALESSQQRPLFGYGYGASGLTRDVSGVQYQAFTIRDGSGYFGLLESLGWTGMVLFSAFVLAMIGPFRRLSRLPADSLVRAGGLAACVCFAALVLNQVGEPWLLGPGSPMNLIFWLTSAAALVLASGAHPAVAGSSRSTGAMPPRLLARLRRNRELQHPASGGENA
- a CDS encoding ATP-dependent Clp protease adaptor ClpS — protein: MKKEQLAPLYHVVLFDDDDHSYAYVVEMMMNLFGLSPERGFEIAYEVDHIGQAIIKTCPYEEAVAAHAKVINYGPDPRMPNSRGSMGCTIERADGE
- a CDS encoding glycosyltransferase, translated to MRILHVVASISEVDGGPGMAALEMCRALEAAGHEPVLATTDFDGPSRRLDIPKGEVTRFRDVNVIAFAMVGSSERRKPAPELEQWLRREIATFDVLHVHGLFAKSTADATQIAREAGVPYVLATVGHAMKPNIALGRAVNWPKQIYLRTVERRAFQGAAAVLFTSQLEKDFSPIIPALRKGGVSQRTAIIPPCLPESAFQERPDREIHSPIRIGFMGRLHPIKGFESWLPLLGRLAEEGLAFELHLAGPPTPWSEKHLETIVKQCGLTKKTVFHPALEGDARWDYLADLDMFLLLSRLENFGLAAAEALACGTPVALAKLVGCSEWAVKKDVGTVLSVTADGAAGILGRVLRNRERLQQQSRNAVALAREYFSHQAVADSLSILYTACTSSDE